The following are encoded together in the Vigna unguiculata cultivar IT97K-499-35 chromosome 2, ASM411807v1, whole genome shotgun sequence genome:
- the LOC114168278 gene encoding thaumatin-like protein 1 yields the protein MAPSTRFSTSFFTLFLFQFLTGSYSTTFTIVNKCSYTVWPGLLSGAGTSPLSTTGFALQSGESNVVGVPPAWSGRLWGRTHCSQDDAGKFSCVTGDCGSSAVECAGGNAAPPATLAEFTLNGAGGLDFFDVSLVDGYNLPMMVEPQGGTGGGNCTATGCVVDLNTPCPTELKVMSSGEGVACRSACEAFNDPQYCCSGAYATPDTCRPSSYSQFFKSACPRAYSYAYDDGTSTFTCASADYTITFCPQPTTSSIKSGNPMAVETSGVDSDGRYNRVMAVVVSVLVAFVATTQFGGLSLTVSQ from the exons ATGGCTCCTTCAACTCGATTCTCCACCTCTTTTTTCACACTATTTCTCTTCCAATTTCTAACAG GTTCTTATTCAACTACATTCACCATTGTGAACAAGTGCAGCTACACAGTGTGGCCCGGTCTTTTATCCGGTGCGGGAACCTCGCCGCTCTCCACCACCGGCTTTGCTTTGCAGTCCGGCGAGTCCAACGTCGTCGGTGTGCCACCCGCCTGGTCCGGCCGCCTCTGGGGACGCACCCACTGCTCCCAAGACGACGCCGGGAAATTCTCCTGTGTCACCGGCGACTGTGGCTCCTCCGCCGTGGAATGCGCCGGAGGTAACGCCGCGCCGCCGGCCACGCTGGCAGAGTTCACGCTGAACGGAGCCGGCGGGCTGGATTTCTTCGACGTGAGCCTGGTCGACGGTTACAACCTTCCGATGATGGTGGAGCCCCAGGGCGGAACCGGCGGCGGAAACTGCACCGCGACGGGGTGCGTGGTGGACCTGAACACGCCGTGCCCCACGGAGCTCAAGGTGATGAGCAGCGGCGAGGGCGTGGCGTGTAGAAGCGCGTGCGAGGCTTTCAACGATCCACAGTACTGCTGCAGTGGCGCTTACGCGACGCCTGACACATGCAGACCCAGCTCCTACTCGCAGTTCTTCAAGAGCGCGTGCCCACGCGCTTACAGCTACGCTTACGACGATGGCACCAGCACCTTCACTTGCGCCTCTGCGGATTATACCATCACTTTCTGCCCGCAACCCACCACaag TTCAATCAAATCGGGGAACCCAATGGCGGTGGAAACATCTGGAGTTGATTCAGACGGAAGATACAACCGTGTTATGGCGGTGGTTGTTTCTGTTTTGGTGGCGTTTGTGGCAACAACTCAGTTTGGTGGGCTTTCACTAACAGTGTCACAATAA